A part of Betaproteobacteria bacterium genomic DNA contains:
- a CDS encoding tetratricopeptide repeat protein: protein MSSALESAFAAYQRGDATGALATLEREPDAWRSRPDGWLIRGVASRALGRVTDAESAYREAIALYPDYPDAWQNLGNLLAATGRFAHAADAYEHAAQGRPTAAEKANVLVLLAGAAFSAGEVKAALSALERAVALAPESGAVHNQLGKVLWELGHTQASIDAFRKVAHCAPADALYATNLLLVSQFSETATEPELSALARMAAERVEQGVPAALKESFVSPAWKPGERIRVGYVSSDFRVSAPGFFIDSILAGHDRSRFEVWALATAAVTDELSQRMRGRVDQWQDVSGMSAADLTAWARERKFHVLVDLNGFTGGHRLGVFAARAAPVQITWLGYEGPTRLDGMDAFLGDPNVTPDTTLDCYSERVLRLPFDFACYAPPSYAPPVAPAPSLSTGCITFGSFNKLAKLGPATLELWARVLGQVPGSRLLVKWRHADQAFARERIASALAGHGVAGSRVEFRDASPHPDMLAQYADVDIALDPTPFSGGATTCDALWMGVPVVTLRGHRFASNHTTSHLQAAGFPELVARSADDYVAICVRLAADIPALERLRQGMRAQLSVSPLCNAALFMRPVERHYESLVRERVAGLRALEP from the coding sequence GTGAGTTCCGCCCTCGAATCCGCCTTCGCCGCGTATCAGCGGGGAGATGCCACTGGCGCCCTCGCCACGCTGGAACGGGAACCGGACGCCTGGCGCAGCCGCCCGGACGGATGGCTCATCCGGGGCGTCGCCTCGCGGGCGCTGGGGCGGGTGACCGACGCAGAGTCGGCGTACCGGGAAGCCATCGCGCTCTATCCCGACTATCCGGATGCCTGGCAGAACCTCGGCAATCTGCTCGCGGCGACCGGCCGCTTCGCGCATGCCGCGGACGCCTACGAGCATGCGGCACAAGGACGTCCGACCGCGGCGGAGAAGGCGAACGTGCTGGTACTCCTGGCGGGCGCCGCATTCTCGGCCGGAGAGGTGAAGGCCGCGCTGAGCGCGCTCGAACGCGCGGTCGCACTGGCGCCGGAATCCGGCGCTGTCCACAACCAGCTCGGCAAGGTGCTGTGGGAACTGGGGCACACCCAGGCGTCCATCGATGCGTTCCGCAAGGTGGCGCACTGTGCGCCCGCCGATGCCCTCTACGCCACCAATCTTCTTCTCGTCAGCCAGTTCTCGGAGACGGCCACGGAGCCGGAGCTTTCGGCCCTCGCGAGGATGGCGGCCGAGCGCGTGGAGCAAGGCGTTCCCGCCGCGCTCAAGGAAAGCTTCGTGTCCCCGGCCTGGAAACCGGGGGAACGGATTCGCGTGGGCTACGTGTCGTCGGACTTCCGCGTGAGCGCCCCCGGGTTCTTCATCGACAGCATTCTCGCCGGCCACGACCGGTCGCGGTTCGAAGTGTGGGCACTGGCCACCGCCGCGGTGACCGACGAATTGAGCCAGCGGATGCGAGGCCGGGTGGACCAGTGGCAGGACGTGTCCGGGATGTCCGCCGCCGACCTCACGGCCTGGGCACGCGAACGGAAATTCCATGTGCTCGTCGACCTCAACGGATTCACCGGCGGGCACCGGCTGGGCGTGTTCGCGGCCCGGGCAGCGCCGGTGCAGATCACCTGGCTGGGCTACGAAGGTCCCACGCGGCTCGACGGCATGGATGCATTTCTCGGCGACCCGAACGTCACGCCGGACACCACGCTGGACTGCTACTCGGAACGGGTGCTGCGTCTGCCGTTCGACTTTGCGTGCTACGCGCCGCCGTCCTACGCGCCGCCCGTCGCGCCGGCGCCTTCGCTGAGCACCGGCTGCATCACCTTCGGATCCTTCAACAAGCTCGCCAAGCTGGGGCCGGCGACACTCGAACTCTGGGCGCGCGTTCTCGGGCAGGTACCCGGATCGCGATTGCTCGTGAAGTGGCGGCACGCCGATCAGGCGTTCGCGCGCGAAAGGATCGCGTCCGCGCTGGCCGGGCACGGCGTCGCCGGATCGCGCGTCGAATTCCGCGACGCGTCGCCCCACCCCGACATGCTCGCGCAGTATGCGGACGTGGACATCGCGCTGGACCCGACGCCTTTCTCCGGGGGAGCCACCACATGCGATGCGCTGTGGATGGGTGTTCCGGTCGTCACGCTCCGCGGACACCGCTTCGCCTCCAACCACACGACCAGCCATCTCCAGGCGGCAGGTTTTCCCGAACTCGTCGCCCGGTCCGCGGACGACTACGTCGCCATCTGCGTGCGCCTGGCGGCGGACATTCCCGCGCTCGAACGGCTGCGTCAGGGGATGAGGGCGCAGCTTTCCGTCTCGCCCCTCTGCAACGCCGCGCTTTTCATGCGGCCGGTGGAACGGCACTACGAATCGCTGGTGAGGGAGCGGGTGGCCGGCCTCCGAGCGCTGGAACCCTGA
- a CDS encoding methyltransferase domain-containing protein, which yields MSARPALDQVTLCCIDCVNVPLALQAMQRSREACEFSRALFFTSKDVEAPEGIEVIRIPEIRSKRDYSRFLVKFMPAHVHTSHILVMQWDGYVVRPDAWDPKFLDCDYIGAPWPPDLSPEPVGNGGFSLRSRKLMDALLDPSFPEDAIVHEDQAICVHFRERLQSDFGIRFAPVDLASRFSHETVRDGKPTFGFHGPQNLWMYWNDRDIDLFLRTVSRPALKAPEVTWLARHLYSAERVDEAAKVAGAALVERPGDTELLDILAGIRDRLKPHDYKARSEQRFMLGLLKRQLPDYFRHRQVLEIGRPGATAATQEWFDQCRIVTPNSSAAANADAMESYPATGQSFDTIVSCESLEHLPQWRDAFLNAMRVMKSAGLMFVSCAGHGRRQHETKRYPSGEHGSDEYYRNLAPEDFAGIDFDRCFRTWAFIEDHTVHDLYFMGLGRTAQDEHAATLERVIDDTRFLLKRKQVFGLY from the coding sequence TTGTCCGCCCGACCCGCGCTGGATCAGGTGACGCTGTGCTGCATCGACTGCGTGAACGTTCCGCTCGCGCTGCAGGCCATGCAGCGGTCGCGGGAGGCGTGCGAGTTCTCCCGCGCCCTGTTCTTCACGTCCAAGGACGTCGAGGCACCCGAAGGCATCGAGGTGATCCGGATTCCGGAGATCCGCAGCAAGCGGGACTATTCGCGCTTCCTGGTGAAGTTCATGCCCGCCCACGTGCACACGAGCCACATTCTCGTGATGCAGTGGGACGGTTACGTGGTGCGGCCGGACGCGTGGGATCCGAAGTTTCTGGACTGCGACTACATCGGCGCGCCCTGGCCGCCGGATCTCAGCCCGGAACCGGTCGGCAACGGCGGCTTCTCGCTGCGGTCGCGAAAGCTGATGGACGCCCTGCTGGACCCGTCGTTTCCCGAGGACGCGATCGTCCACGAGGACCAGGCGATCTGCGTGCACTTCCGCGAGCGCCTGCAGTCCGATTTCGGCATCCGCTTCGCGCCGGTCGATCTCGCCAGCCGGTTCTCCCACGAGACCGTCCGCGATGGCAAGCCGACGTTCGGGTTCCACGGGCCGCAGAACCTGTGGATGTACTGGAACGACCGGGATATCGACCTGTTCCTGCGCACCGTCTCCCGGCCCGCGCTCAAGGCCCCGGAAGTGACCTGGCTTGCCCGGCACCTGTACTCCGCCGAACGCGTGGACGAGGCGGCGAAGGTGGCGGGCGCCGCGCTGGTGGAACGTCCCGGCGACACGGAACTGCTCGACATCCTCGCAGGCATCCGCGACCGCCTGAAGCCGCACGACTACAAGGCGCGTTCGGAGCAGCGCTTCATGCTGGGGCTGCTCAAGCGGCAGCTCCCCGACTACTTCCGCCACCGGCAGGTGCTGGAGATCGGTCGGCCCGGCGCCACCGCGGCCACCCAGGAGTGGTTCGATCAGTGCCGCATCGTGACGCCCAACAGCTCGGCCGCCGCCAACGCGGACGCCATGGAATCGTATCCCGCCACCGGCCAGAGCTTCGACACGATCGTGAGCTGCGAATCGCTGGAGCACCTGCCGCAATGGCGGGACGCGTTCCTCAACGCCATGCGGGTGATGAAGTCCGCGGGTCTCATGTTCGTGAGCTGCGCGGGGCACGGACGGCGCCAGCACGAGACGAAACGCTATCCCTCCGGCGAACACGGCAGCGACGAGTACTACCGCAATCTCGCGCCGGAGGACTTCGCGGGCATCGACTTCGACCGCTGCTTCCGCACGTGGGCCTTCATCGAGGACCACACCGTGCACGACCTCTACTTCATGGGCCTCGGCCGGACCGCGCAGGACGAGCATGCCGCCACGCTGGAACGCGTGATCGACGACACCCGCTTCCTGCTCAAGCGCAAGCAGGTCTTCGGATTGTACTGA
- the mtgA gene encoding monofunctional biosynthetic peptidoglycan transglycosylase produces the protein MKTALRLAWRALAVFAVLLFVYQIWIFGHVVWWIWFNPSTSAFMEDRLEILQEKNPDAELRHRWVPYDRISRNLKRAIVAAEDGKFLDHDGFDWDALQKAYEKNLKKGKIVSGGSTISQQLAKNLFLSSKRTPWRKLQEAVITVMLETVMDKRRILEIYLNVIEWGNGVFGAEAAARYYYRTSAANLGPEQSARLAAMVPNPRFYDRHRSTPHLDRKTGIILARMSAADVP, from the coding sequence ATGAAGACGGCCCTGCGGCTCGCCTGGCGCGCGCTGGCGGTCTTCGCCGTCCTGCTCTTCGTTTATCAGATCTGGATCTTCGGTCACGTGGTCTGGTGGATCTGGTTCAACCCGTCCACGTCCGCGTTCATGGAAGACCGTCTCGAGATCCTGCAGGAGAAGAACCCGGACGCGGAACTGCGCCACCGCTGGGTTCCGTACGACCGGATCTCGCGCAACCTCAAGCGCGCCATCGTGGCCGCGGAGGACGGCAAGTTCCTCGATCACGACGGCTTCGACTGGGATGCCCTGCAGAAGGCCTACGAGAAGAATCTCAAGAAGGGAAAGATCGTCTCGGGCGGATCCACCATCAGCCAGCAGCTCGCCAAGAATCTGTTCCTGTCGTCCAAGCGCACGCCCTGGCGCAAGCTGCAGGAAGCCGTCATCACGGTGATGCTGGAGACCGTGATGGACAAGCGGCGCATCCTCGAGATCTATCTCAACGTGATCGAGTGGGGCAACGGCGTGTTCGGCGCGGAGGCCGCCGCGCGGTACTACTACCGGACCAGCGCGGCGAACCTGGGCCCCGAGCAGTCGGCACGGCTGGCCGCCATGGTTCCCAACCCGCGCTTCTACGACAGGCACCGTTCCACGCCCCACCTGGACCGCAAGACGGGAATCATCCTCGCCCGGATGAGCGCCGCCGACGTGCCGTGA
- the aroE gene encoding shikimate dehydrogenase — translation MTDRYAVIGNPIAHSKSPLIHAEFARQTGQDIVYERLLGPLGQFRETVESFRREGGCGLNVTLPFKLDAFEYAGRRTERAQAAGAVNTLRFDADGVLGDNTDGAGLVNDLARNLGVKLAGARILLLGAGGAAQGVVLPLLGQAPAGLVIANRTAGKALSLQQKFGSRGPVEGCGMDALAGRAFDVVINATSAAIGGEAPDLPDGLYAPGAVAYEMMYGKGDTPFLAHAAAAGVTRRADGLGMLVEQAAESFHLWRGVRPETAPVLAMLRRG, via the coding sequence ATGACCGACCGCTACGCCGTCATCGGCAATCCCATCGCCCACAGCAAGTCTCCGCTCATCCACGCCGAGTTCGCCCGGCAGACCGGCCAGGACATCGTGTACGAGCGCCTTCTCGGTCCGCTGGGGCAGTTTCGCGAGACCGTCGAGTCGTTCCGCCGCGAAGGCGGATGCGGACTCAACGTCACGCTGCCGTTCAAGCTCGATGCGTTCGAGTACGCCGGCCGGCGGACCGAGCGCGCGCAGGCGGCAGGCGCCGTGAACACGCTGCGGTTCGATGCGGACGGCGTGCTGGGCGACAACACCGACGGCGCGGGGCTGGTGAACGATCTCGCGCGGAACCTGGGCGTGAAGCTCGCCGGCGCGCGCATCCTGCTGCTGGGTGCGGGTGGCGCCGCTCAGGGCGTCGTCCTGCCGCTGCTGGGCCAGGCGCCCGCAGGCCTCGTGATCGCCAACCGGACGGCCGGGAAGGCGCTTTCGCTGCAGCAGAAGTTCGGCAGCCGCGGTCCCGTGGAGGGTTGCGGGATGGATGCGCTTGCGGGCCGGGCGTTCGACGTGGTGATCAACGCGACGTCGGCCGCCATCGGCGGCGAAGCGCCGGATCTTCCGGATGGGCTCTACGCGCCCGGCGCAGTCGCATACGAGATGATGTACGGCAAGGGCGACACGCCGTTCCTTGCGCACGCGGCCGCGGCGGGCGTGACACGCCGGGCGGATGGATTGGGCATGCTCGTGGAACAGGCCGCGGAATCCTTCCACCTGTGGCGCGGCGTGCGGCCGGAGACGGCCCCCGTGCTCGCGATGCTGCGCAGGGGTTGA
- a CDS encoding energy transducer TonB has translation MNTTVLAPSPAAVVPPRYTLPERARSHLLPIAIALSLAVHCVVLVVKFIPPDARLLENVTPPLEVVLVNSKSIRKPNRADAMAQANLDGGGNTEANRRAKSNLPVVPDETDTDEVTLATQRVANLEAEMKRLLTQSKSLTPVDSRQDSPAPLEERSDAVTKAESVQANTKIARLEAQIAREWDQYQKLPKRKFIGARTEGVVYAQYVDDWRQKIERIGTHNFPEEARRRGLYATLLITVSIRSDGSVEKVDIDRSSGSPVLDRAARRIVELSSPFAPFPPAIRRQYDILSITRNWAFTRTDELVTE, from the coding sequence TTGAACACGACCGTTCTCGCGCCTTCCCCGGCAGCCGTCGTCCCCCCGCGCTACACCCTGCCCGAACGCGCCCGCAGCCATCTGCTGCCCATCGCCATCGCGCTGTCGCTCGCCGTGCATTGCGTCGTGCTGGTAGTGAAATTCATCCCGCCCGACGCCAGGCTGCTGGAGAACGTGACGCCGCCTCTGGAGGTGGTGCTGGTCAACAGCAAGTCGATCCGCAAGCCGAACCGGGCCGATGCCATGGCCCAGGCGAATCTCGACGGCGGGGGCAACACGGAAGCGAACCGCCGGGCGAAGAGCAACCTCCCTGTCGTGCCGGACGAGACGGATACCGACGAGGTCACGCTGGCGACCCAGCGCGTGGCGAACCTCGAAGCCGAAATGAAGCGGTTGCTGACCCAGTCGAAGTCGCTGACGCCCGTCGACTCGCGGCAGGACAGTCCCGCGCCACTGGAGGAGCGGAGCGACGCCGTGACCAAGGCAGAGTCCGTGCAGGCAAACACGAAGATCGCGCGGCTGGAAGCGCAGATCGCCCGGGAATGGGACCAGTACCAGAAGCTGCCCAAGCGCAAGTTCATCGGCGCCCGCACGGAAGGCGTCGTGTATGCGCAGTACGTGGACGACTGGCGGCAGAAGATCGAGCGCATCGGCACCCACAATTTTCCGGAGGAGGCGCGCCGGCGCGGCCTGTACGCGACATTGCTGATCACCGTGTCGATCCGTTCCGACGGCTCGGTCGAGAAGGTCGACATCGACCGCTCGTCGGGCTCTCCCGTGCTCGACCGCGCAGCGCGGCGCATCGTGGAGCTTTCCTCGCCATTCGCCCCGTTTCCTCCCGCCATCCGCCGCCAGTACGACATCCTCAGCATCACCCGCAACTGGGCCTTCACCCGAACCGACGAACTGGTGACCGAATGA